One window from the genome of Pararhizobium gei encodes:
- the lon gene encoding endopeptidase La, with the protein MTNKTSPAIESATYPVLPLRDIVVFPHMIVPLFVGREKSIRALEEVMGTDKQIMLATQINASDDDPDPSAIYQIGTIANVLQLLKLPDGTVKVLVEGRSRAEIDGYTPRSDFYEAMAHALAEPEEDPVEIEALSRSVVSEFESYVKLNKKISPEVVGAASQIEDYSKLADTVASHLSIKIVEKQEMLETTSVKLRLEKALGFMEGEISVLQVEKRIRSRVKRQMEKTQREYYLNEQMKAIQKELGDGEEGRDEMAELEDRIAKTKLSKEAREKADAEVKKLRQMSPMSAEATVVRNYLDWLLGIPWSKKSKVKTDLHHAEQVLELDHFGLDKVKERIIEYLAVQARSQKIKGPILCLVGPPGVGKTSLAKSIAKATGREYIRMALGGVRDEAEIRGHRRTYIGSMPGKVIQSMKKAKKSNPLFLLDEIDKMGQDFRGDPSSALLEVLDPEQNSTFMDHYLEVEYDLSNVMFITTANTLNIPAPLMDRMEVIRIAGYTEEEKLEIAKRHLLPKAIADHALQPKEFSITDGALSTIIQTYTREAGVRSLERELMKVARKAVTEILKGRTDKVEVTAENINDYLGVPRYRHGEAERTDQVGVVTGLAWTEVGGELLTIEGVMMPGKGKMTVTGNLRDVMKESISAAASYVRSRAIDFGIEPPLFDTSDIHVHVPEGATPKDGPSAGVAMATAIVSIMTGIPVDRNVAMTGEITLRGRVLPIGGLKEKLLAALRGGIKKVLIPEENAKDLADIPDNVKNNMEIIPVSHIGEVLSHALTRVPVAIEWDPSKHKVPVAAVDAVDDTGTSIAH; encoded by the coding sequence ATGACGAATAAAACGTCTCCGGCGATCGAGAGCGCGACATACCCAGTGTTGCCGCTGCGCGACATCGTGGTGTTCCCGCATATGATCGTGCCGCTGTTCGTCGGCCGTGAAAAATCGATCCGCGCGCTTGAAGAGGTCATGGGGACCGACAAGCAGATCATGCTTGCGACCCAGATCAATGCAAGTGATGACGATCCCGATCCATCCGCGATCTACCAGATCGGGACGATCGCCAATGTGCTTCAGCTCCTGAAATTGCCGGACGGGACAGTGAAGGTTCTGGTCGAAGGCCGTTCACGCGCCGAAATCGACGGCTATACGCCGCGTAGCGATTTCTACGAGGCCATGGCCCATGCCCTTGCAGAGCCGGAGGAAGATCCTGTCGAGATCGAGGCGTTGAGCCGCTCGGTGGTTTCCGAATTCGAGAGCTATGTGAAGCTCAACAAGAAGATTTCGCCTGAGGTCGTCGGTGCTGCCAGCCAGATCGAGGACTATTCGAAGCTGGCCGATACCGTTGCGTCGCATCTCTCCATCAAGATCGTTGAAAAGCAGGAAATGCTGGAAACGACCAGCGTCAAGTTGCGCCTTGAAAAGGCGCTCGGCTTTATGGAAGGCGAAATCTCCGTTCTCCAGGTCGAAAAGCGCATCCGGTCGCGCGTCAAGCGCCAGATGGAAAAGACCCAGCGCGAGTACTACCTCAACGAACAGATGAAGGCGATCCAGAAGGAACTCGGCGATGGTGAGGAAGGCCGCGACGAGATGGCCGAACTTGAAGATCGCATCGCCAAAACCAAGCTTTCCAAGGAAGCCCGTGAAAAGGCTGACGCGGAAGTCAAGAAGCTGCGCCAGATGAGCCCGATGTCGGCGGAAGCCACCGTCGTTCGCAACTATCTGGATTGGCTGCTTGGCATTCCCTGGTCGAAGAAGTCCAAGGTCAAGACTGATCTTCACCACGCGGAACAGGTTCTCGAACTCGATCACTTTGGCCTCGACAAGGTCAAGGAGCGGATCATCGAGTATCTGGCGGTTCAGGCGCGCTCGCAGAAGATCAAGGGCCCGATCCTGTGCCTCGTCGGTCCTCCGGGCGTCGGCAAGACCTCGCTTGCCAAATCGATCGCCAAGGCGACCGGCCGCGAATATATCCGCATGGCGCTTGGCGGCGTTCGCGACGAAGCCGAAATCCGTGGTCACCGCCGCACCTATATCGGTTCGATGCCCGGCAAGGTCATCCAGTCGATGAAGAAGGCAAAGAAGTCCAATCCGCTCTTCCTGCTCGACGAGATCGACAAGATGGGCCAGGATTTCCGTGGCGATCCGTCCTCGGCTCTCTTGGAGGTGCTGGATCCGGAACAGAACTCGACCTTCATGGACCACTATCTGGAGGTCGAATACGACCTCTCGAACGTGATGTTCATCACCACGGCGAATACGCTGAATATCCCGGCGCCGCTGATGGACCGCATGGAAGTGATCCGGATTGCGGGATACACGGAGGAAGAAAAGCTGGAGATCGCCAAGCGGCATCTGCTGCCGAAGGCGATCGCCGACCACGCGCTGCAGCCGAAGGAGTTCTCGATCACCGACGGTGCTTTGTCGACCATCATCCAGACTTACACCCGCGAAGCTGGTGTGCGTAGCCTTGAGCGAGAACTGATGAAGGTTGCCCGCAAGGCCGTGACCGAAATCCTGAAAGGTCGCACCGACAAGGTCGAAGTCACCGCTGAGAACATCAACGACTATCTCGGTGTTCCACGCTACCGCCACGGCGAAGCGGAACGCACCGACCAGGTCGGTGTTGTTACGGGCCTTGCCTGGACGGAAGTCGGCGGCGAACTGCTGACGATCGAAGGTGTCATGATGCCTGGCAAGGGCAAGATGACGGTGACCGGCAATCTGCGTGACGTGATGAAGGAATCGATTTCCGCGGCTGCGTCTTACGTCCGTTCGCGGGCGATCGACTTCGGCATCGAGCCGCCGCTGTTCGACACGAGCGACATCCATGTGCACGTGCCGGAAGGTGCGACGCCCAAGGACGGTCCTTCGGCCGGTGTCGCCATGGCGACAGCGATCGTCTCGATCATGACCGGAATCCCGGTCGACAGGAATGTGGCAATGACGGGTGAAATCACTCTGCGTGGCCGCGTGCTGCCGATCGGCGGTCTCAAGGAAAAGCTGCTCGCGGCGCTTCGCGGCGGCATCAAGAAGGTGCTCATCCCGGAAGAAAACGCCAAGGATCTGGCGGA